The following are from one region of the Bacillota bacterium genome:
- a CDS encoding GAF domain-containing protein: MLPRAAGPGLTRGRLTAARRTTTPRPTPAPRSVGSIETAETPIFSKPRMTQFSGREKAMPRTKPGLSRPEKPGAKPSTRRRSGPIGLDEVLGRLLEDMLAAFPVERATLHLTGHGQECLALTAGRSSGNARKHVRRVAAPVSRLAAQAVADGRLRMANDAAKNPFSAPSVAAGLRSQACLPLVKDGHVLGVIDLASDHTGTFAAEMLPELRAFADEAAQVIDQVTVYDHARDWGEKLEALLESSDAGIIMTDPRHIIQIANKRVADLLGLDPEGLIGQRAPGPILEVLRSRAADPHQVERLLTGAYTKAGRTVKEEVELVRPAGATLSVFTTPLHARAGEVTGRLVALRDISWEREAQARLRAASEAALALSSSLDLNSVLSSLGKAIGKHVPFDQLSVATVDQEGKTFQPLALIGRLDQAHSDRGGGSLEGTRTGRAVEVKAPVLSRDLQANPDEFVGDRALLETDLRCVLCLPLIFGDTCLGTFNLGSAKPNAFDETTISFLTPIVDHLAVAVNNATLRRQACARAEQNAALNRTLHAAATSTTPGEFVPQLATELSTVVPLDHLCLALETATGGLELAGARPEGPGPQPWNVTLRSVPPPETAADEGLAAALWGADACFSLTVPLGFRGRLLGSLSLSRNHRQPFTPAEQDFAERMAGQVSGMIENVRFYTKLREEADVLTALLEVAQRVARRDDLRSIFSAAANCMVKVLGYDGMAVCVHEPGHRTPRTIMRATRTGGEVEVTGVEPLSEIAADFATLAGSAGTDEVVFIEDAAKLTGLSRCFQGQFRVRSAIVGLMRSGEDQLGALLIGYSGPAEFSEKHEQLVKGLAGQLASAIQESRLTRRLERKVSELTAIGRASHHLTAILDLPTLLNEVVVFLTKDLGHDYSAVFLHDRESEELRLYAQAGTMAKDVPDGFTQSVNVGMAGWVARNGQPLVANDVGQDPVQASVAGLASRARMCLPLKVGDDVLGVLDLESRTPGAFIEDEVDAIGTLSRQLAIAIHNATVFKRERDLYMAAIKTLAEAVDARDHRTRAHSSRVSHYALMIAREMNLPAETLPTIEYAGVLHDIGKIGLEDTVLKKKGALDPLERAQVMEHPVKGANILQQVAQFREIVPLVKHHHEWWAGGGYPDGISGEAIPLGSRILAVADSFDAMTTDRPYRLGLRPEEAITRLQAGRGTQFDPTVVDHLVTHLRRLQEERDPAYAVLERPGGRGPLEAGPPKPETTIGRILPVHGKELGILYQISLETRSLLNPSHLMHRILSILYDAMGPNLYTLFLVDEETGDLVAKASVGLPTGPERPHILKGQGLTGWVAQHGLPQVVGDVRSDPRYYPSPARRMLSELAVPLVAEGRTIGVLDIESEPLNAFSREDLYLVSAVAGQISIAIEVARYHEQVAHAAIHDGLTGTYNHSYFYRRLEEEISRSAKDMAPLAIILIDVDSLKLINDVYGHLAGDKALVALARALDESFRATDTVARYGGDEFAVILPRTGANEARQAAERLAATVADRSISLQEREFRLPGVTVGVAIFPDDGARPAELVARADERMYEGKQAKRPSVAAGQ; encoded by the coding sequence ATGCTACCGCGGGCCGCTGGACCCGGGCTAACCAGAGGGCGGTTGACGGCTGCTCGACGAACCACGACGCCCCGTCCCACCCCGGCGCCGCGTTCAGTCGGCTCAATAGAAACAGCCGAAACGCCGATATTCTCTAAGCCAAGGATGACTCAATTTTCGGGCAGGGAGAAAGCAATGCCAAGGACGAAACCAGGACTTTCACGGCCGGAAAAGCCGGGCGCCAAGCCCTCCACCCGCCGCCGGTCCGGCCCAATAGGCCTGGACGAAGTTCTCGGGCGGCTGCTGGAGGACATGCTTGCCGCCTTCCCGGTCGAGCGGGCGACCCTCCACCTTACCGGTCATGGCCAGGAATGCCTGGCCCTGACGGCAGGCAGGTCTTCCGGCAATGCCCGGAAGCACGTCCGGAGGGTGGCGGCCCCGGTGAGCCGACTCGCCGCGCAGGCCGTCGCCGACGGAAGACTCCGAATGGCCAATGACGCCGCCAAGAACCCCTTCTCAGCCCCATCCGTGGCCGCTGGGTTGCGGTCTCAGGCTTGCCTCCCGTTGGTCAAGGACGGCCACGTCTTGGGAGTCATCGACCTGGCCAGCGACCATACGGGGACGTTTGCCGCGGAAATGCTGCCCGAGCTCAGGGCCTTCGCGGACGAAGCGGCCCAGGTCATCGACCAGGTCACCGTCTACGACCACGCCAGGGACTGGGGCGAGAAGCTGGAAGCCCTTCTGGAATCGTCCGATGCCGGAATCATCATGACCGACCCCCGGCACATCATTCAGATTGCCAACAAGCGAGTCGCCGACCTCCTCGGGCTCGACCCCGAGGGACTGATCGGGCAAAGGGCCCCTGGCCCCATCCTTGAAGTTCTCAGAAGCCGGGCTGCCGATCCGCACCAAGTCGAAAGACTCCTGACCGGAGCATACACCAAGGCAGGCCGGACGGTGAAGGAAGAGGTCGAACTGGTCAGGCCGGCCGGGGCGACCCTCAGCGTCTTCACAACCCCACTGCACGCGCGGGCCGGCGAAGTCACCGGCCGGCTGGTCGCCCTCCGAGACATCTCCTGGGAGCGGGAGGCGCAGGCCCGTCTGCGGGCGGCCAGCGAAGCTGCGCTGGCCCTGAGTTCCAGCCTCGACCTCAATAGCGTCCTTAGTTCCTTGGGAAAGGCCATCGGGAAGCACGTCCCTTTCGACCAGCTTTCCGTGGCCACCGTTGACCAAGAAGGGAAGACGTTCCAGCCGCTGGCCCTCATCGGCCGCCTCGACCAGGCCCACTCCGATCGCGGAGGCGGCTCTCTGGAAGGGACCAGAACTGGGCGAGCCGTCGAAGTCAAGGCCCCGGTCCTTTCCCGGGATCTCCAAGCGAATCCCGATGAGTTCGTGGGGGACCGCGCCCTCCTCGAGACGGACCTCAGGTGCGTTCTCTGCCTTCCCCTCATCTTCGGCGACACCTGCCTCGGCACTTTCAACCTGGGAAGCGCCAAGCCAAACGCCTTCGACGAAACGACCATCAGCTTCCTGACCCCCATCGTGGACCACCTGGCCGTCGCCGTCAACAATGCGACCCTACGCCGACAAGCCTGTGCCCGGGCGGAACAGAACGCCGCTCTTAACCGCACCCTTCACGCCGCCGCGACCTCGACCACCCCCGGGGAATTCGTACCCCAGCTGGCTACGGAGCTGAGTACGGTGGTCCCCCTCGATCACTTGTGCCTCGCCCTTGAGACCGCTACCGGCGGTTTGGAGCTGGCCGGCGCGCGCCCGGAAGGGCCCGGGCCCCAGCCCTGGAACGTCACCCTCCGGAGCGTTCCGCCCCCGGAAACCGCGGCCGATGAGGGATTGGCCGCGGCCCTCTGGGGGGCCGACGCTTGCTTCAGCCTCACCGTCCCCCTGGGGTTTCGCGGGAGGCTCCTCGGATCACTCAGCCTTTCGCGGAATCACAGGCAGCCCTTCACCCCGGCTGAGCAGGACTTCGCCGAAAGAATGGCCGGACAGGTCTCAGGGATGATCGAAAACGTTCGCTTCTACACGAAGCTCCGAGAAGAGGCCGACGTCTTGACGGCCCTTCTTGAAGTCGCCCAGAGGGTGGCCAGACGGGACGACCTCCGGTCCATCTTCTCAGCCGCCGCCAACTGTATGGTCAAGGTCTTGGGATACGACGGCATGGCCGTCTGTGTCCACGAGCCCGGCCACCGGACGCCAAGGACAATCATGCGGGCCACCCGCACCGGCGGTGAGGTCGAGGTGACCGGGGTGGAACCCCTCTCCGAGATCGCGGCAGACTTCGCCACCCTGGCCGGCTCGGCGGGGACCGACGAAGTCGTCTTCATCGAGGACGCCGCCAAGCTTACCGGCTTGTCTCGTTGCTTCCAGGGGCAGTTCCGGGTCAGAAGCGCCATCGTCGGGCTCATGCGCAGCGGGGAAGACCAGCTGGGCGCCCTGCTGATCGGCTACTCCGGGCCGGCGGAATTCAGCGAGAAACACGAGCAGCTGGTCAAAGGCCTCGCCGGACAGTTGGCCTCGGCCATCCAGGAGAGCCGGCTGACCCGCCGGCTGGAACGAAAGGTCAGCGAGTTGACGGCCATCGGCCGCGCCAGCCATCACCTCACCGCCATTCTCGACCTGCCGACCTTGCTCAATGAGGTCGTCGTCTTCCTCACCAAGGACCTGGGCCACGACTATTCCGCCGTCTTCCTGCATGACCGGGAAAGTGAGGAACTCAGACTCTATGCCCAGGCCGGGACGATGGCCAAGGACGTCCCGGACGGCTTCACCCAGAGCGTCAATGTAGGAATGGCCGGGTGGGTGGCCCGCAATGGACAGCCCCTGGTGGCCAATGATGTCGGTCAGGACCCGGTCCAAGCCTCGGTGGCCGGCCTGGCCTCCAGGGCCCGCATGTGCCTTCCTCTCAAGGTCGGCGACGACGTCCTCGGCGTCCTGGACCTTGAGTCCAGGACCCCGGGGGCCTTCATCGAGGACGAGGTCGACGCCATCGGTACCCTCTCAAGACAGCTGGCCATTGCCATCCATAACGCGACCGTCTTCAAGCGCGAACGTGACCTCTACATGGCGGCCATCAAGACCCTGGCTGAGGCGGTCGACGCCCGGGACCACCGCACCCGAGCCCATTCGTCCCGCGTCTCCCATTACGCCCTGATGATCGCCAGGGAGATGAACCTGCCGGCGGAGACCCTGCCGACCATCGAATACGCCGGCGTCCTCCACGACATCGGGAAGATCGGGCTCGAGGATACCGTCCTCAAGAAGAAGGGCGCGTTGGATCCCCTCGAACGGGCGCAAGTGATGGAACATCCGGTCAAGGGGGCCAACATCCTGCAGCAAGTGGCCCAGTTTCGAGAGATCGTCCCGCTGGTCAAGCATCACCATGAATGGTGGGCCGGTGGGGGGTACCCGGACGGAATCTCCGGGGAGGCCATCCCGCTTGGTTCGCGCATTCTTGCCGTCGCCGACTCCTTCGACGCGATGACCACTGACCGGCCGTACCGCCTGGGACTCCGCCCGGAAGAGGCCATCACCAGGCTTCAGGCCGGCCGGGGGACCCAATTCGACCCGACGGTAGTGGATCACCTCGTGACCCACTTGAGACGTCTACAAGAGGAGCGCGATCCGGCCTATGCCGTCCTTGAGCGACCCGGGGGCAGGGGCCCGCTGGAGGCTGGCCCACCCAAGCCCGAGACGACCATCGGGCGGATCCTCCCGGTCCACGGGAAGGAACTGGGGATTCTCTACCAGATTTCCCTCGAGACCAGGTCCCTCCTGAACCCGTCCCATCTGATGCACCGCATCCTCAGCATCCTCTACGACGCGATGGGGCCCAACCTGTATACCCTCTTCTTGGTCGACGAGGAAACCGGAGACCTGGTCGCCAAGGCCTCGGTCGGGCTGCCGACCGGGCCGGAGCGGCCCCACATCCTCAAGGGGCAGGGGCTCACCGGATGGGTCGCCCAGCATGGCCTGCCCCAGGTGGTCGGCGACGTCCGCTCAGATCCCCGCTATTACCCGAGCCCGGCCCGCCGGATGCTCTCCGAACTGGCCGTGCCGCTAGTCGCCGAAGGGCGGACCATCGGTGTCCTCGACATTGAATCGGAGCCGCTGAACGCCTTTTCCCGAGAAGACCTTTACCTGGTCAGCGCGGTGGCCGGGCAGATTTCCATCGCCATCGAGGTGGCCCGCTACCACGAACAGGTAGCCCACGCCGCCATCCACGACGGCCTCACCGGAACGTACAACCACTCCTACTTCTACCGACGCCTGGAGGAGGAAATCTCACGATCGGCCAAAGACATGGCCCCTCTGGCGATAATCCTCATCGACGTCGACAGCCTCAAGCTGATCAACGACGTCTACGGCCACCTCGCAGGCGACAAGGCCCTGGTGGCGCTGGCCAGGGCACTCGATGAGAGCTTTCGCGCGACCGACACCGTTGCCAGGTATGGAGGGGACGAGTTTGCCGTCATCCTCCCCAGGACCGGCGCCAACGAGGCCAGGCAGGCCGCCGAGCGCCTGGCGGCGACCGTCGCCGACCGTTCCATCAGCCTGCAGGAACGAGAATTCAGGCTCCCCGGGGTGACGGTCGGCGTGGCCATCTTCCCGGACGATGGAGCCCGGCCGGCCGAACTGGTGGCCCGCGCCGATGAGCGGATGTATGAGGGAAAGCAAGCCAAGAGACCATCGGTGGCGGCCGGGCAATGA
- a CDS encoding mechanosensitive ion channel family protein produces the protein MTYLNQHPEVSLILRRGLAAVIAIAAGWLLIRLGNLSVRRLLVDRGRRRAYLDERRARTLASLLRSVSRYVIDFVVLLTVLGLFNVPVASVLALSGFIGLAVGFGAQNLVKDFIAGFFILFEDEFAVGEVIRTAGLTGTVEEIGLRTTRLRDPGGQVHTIPNGLVDKVTNLTRGERRASIEVPVPYGEDSERVLAALNEAVDLVKGGNPEIKSGPGVLGLTAFGPSAIIYTIEATTSANAQWRVERELRLSVRRTFATRGINMTAPASPGLLSPGTPGQGGQGRPEEGKSQ, from the coding sequence TTGACTTACCTCAACCAACACCCCGAAGTGTCACTTATCCTCCGGCGAGGGCTCGCGGCCGTGATCGCCATCGCCGCCGGGTGGCTCCTGATCCGTCTGGGCAACCTCTCGGTCCGGCGCCTGCTCGTCGACCGGGGCCGCCGTCGCGCCTACCTCGATGAGAGAAGAGCGCGGACCCTAGCCTCCCTCCTGAGGAGCGTCTCTCGCTACGTCATTGACTTCGTCGTCCTCTTGACCGTTCTTGGTCTCTTCAACGTCCCAGTGGCCTCGGTCTTGGCCCTATCCGGCTTCATCGGCCTGGCCGTCGGCTTCGGAGCCCAGAACCTCGTCAAGGACTTCATCGCCGGATTCTTCATCCTTTTCGAGGACGAGTTCGCGGTGGGTGAGGTGATAAGGACCGCCGGCCTGACCGGGACGGTCGAAGAGATCGGCCTCAGGACCACACGACTGCGCGACCCCGGTGGGCAAGTGCACACCATTCCAAACGGACTGGTCGACAAGGTCACCAATCTCACCCGGGGAGAGAGGAGGGCCTCTATCGAGGTCCCTGTCCCTTACGGTGAAGACTCAGAGAGAGTCCTGGCCGCCCTGAATGAGGCGGTCGATCTGGTCAAGGGGGGCAACCCCGAAATCAAGTCGGGCCCGGGGGTGCTCGGACTGACGGCCTTCGGCCCGAGCGCCATCATCTACACAATCGAAGCCACTACATCCGCCAACGCCCAGTGGCGCGTGGAGCGCGAGCTGCGACTGTCGGTCCGCCGGACCTTCGCCACGCGCGGCATCAATATGACCGCTCCAGCGAGCCCGGGCCTTCTAAGTCCAGGAACTCCGGGTCAGGGTGGCCAAGGCCGCCCGGAAGAGGGGAAGAGCCAATGA
- a CDS encoding phosphoribosyltransferase family protein encodes MIGTLFADRREAGECLAQRLLGFAGEEALVLGIPRGGVAVAAPVARRLAAPLDVVVPRKVAAPHNEELAIGAVAEDGTLYIDDTLVAYLGVTEEYLRREAAREIEEIKRRSQLYRGNKPPREVADRVVILIDDGVATGYTVLAALRYLRRQRPRRLVLAVPVASPDVLLKLREEADKVVVVSTPEPFYAVGQFYRDFGQTTDAEVIDLLETGIGVPVTGHPNPELRT; translated from the coding sequence GTGATCGGTACGCTTTTCGCCGACCGCCGAGAAGCTGGCGAGTGCCTCGCTCAAAGACTGCTCGGTTTTGCCGGGGAAGAGGCCCTGGTCTTGGGCATTCCCCGGGGTGGCGTAGCCGTTGCGGCGCCGGTGGCCCGGCGTCTGGCCGCGCCCTTGGACGTCGTCGTCCCCCGCAAAGTAGCCGCGCCGCACAATGAGGAATTGGCCATCGGAGCCGTGGCCGAGGACGGGACTCTCTACATCGATGACACGTTGGTCGCCTATCTCGGAGTCACCGAAGAATACCTGCGGCGGGAGGCCGCCCGGGAGATCGAGGAGATCAAGCGGCGGTCGCAGCTATACCGGGGCAACAAGCCACCGCGTGAGGTAGCCGACCGGGTGGTCATTCTGATCGATGACGGCGTGGCGACGGGCTATACCGTCCTGGCCGCCCTCCGTTACCTTCGGCGCCAGAGGCCCCGGCGACTCGTCCTGGCGGTGCCGGTGGCTTCTCCAGACGTCCTCCTGAAGCTCCGTGAAGAGGCCGACAAGGTGGTGGTCGTCTCCACCCCGGAGCCTTTCTATGCCGTCGGCCAGTTCTACCGGGACTTCGGCCAGACGACTGACGCCGAGGTGATCGACCTCCTGGAGACGGGCATAGGCGTTCCCGTGACCGGACACCCTAACCCCGAGTTAAGGACGTAG
- the yyaC gene encoding spore protease YyaC encodes MLDLRYRDRARPERTQEHRVDSTDPVAVERVAFFLRGLLAEQFPGARGFVVLCIGTDRSTGDCLGPLIGTELAGVGIPEVTVWGTLDHPVHASNLNQTLRQVDQFNGDRPLIAIDACLGSLDSVGMIALGVGPLRPGAGVNKALPEVGNLYVTGVVNVGGFMEYFVLQNTRLNLVFKMARVIAAGLATGLTAAIPLAAAPAESWAGENSARHQ; translated from the coding sequence TTGCTCGACCTTCGATACAGGGATCGTGCCCGACCGGAGCGGACCCAGGAGCACCGGGTCGATTCAACCGATCCGGTGGCCGTCGAGCGAGTGGCCTTCTTTCTGCGGGGCCTGTTGGCCGAACAGTTCCCTGGGGCCAGAGGATTTGTCGTCTTATGCATTGGAACCGACCGATCGACGGGGGATTGTCTCGGGCCGCTGATTGGCACGGAGTTGGCCGGGGTCGGGATCCCCGAGGTGACGGTCTGGGGAACCCTGGACCACCCGGTCCATGCCTCGAACCTCAACCAAACCCTGCGGCAGGTCGACCAGTTCAACGGGGATAGGCCGCTGATCGCCATCGACGCCTGTCTCGGCAGTCTCGACAGCGTCGGGATGATCGCCCTGGGGGTGGGTCCCCTGCGACCAGGCGCAGGGGTGAACAAGGCTCTTCCCGAGGTTGGAAATCTATACGTCACCGGTGTCGTCAACGTGGGCGGCTTCATGGAGTACTTTGTGCTCCAGAACACCCGTCTTAACCTGGTCTTCAAGATGGCCAGGGTGATTGCGGCCGGGCTCGCCACCGGCCTGACGGCCGCTATCCCGCTTGCCGCCGCACCGGCGGAGAGCTGGGCTGGGGAGAATTCAGCCAGACATCAGTAG
- a CDS encoding flagellar motor protein has translation MDLATVIGLVGAWGALLVSSIIEGTNLRSLLAPSAFILVIGGTLGATIISYSMEDVAALPKVMTLAFKKQDTDPLKFIDLLVEFAEKARREGLLILQEFIKDTQDKFLVRGMNLVIDGADPELVRNILETEIVFLEKRHNTAASMFETAGGFAPTMGIIGTVVGLITVLGNIEDSAALSKGIAVAFLATFYGIGTANLLWLPLGNKLKLKSKVELLIKEMILEGILSIQAGENPRIVREKLEVFLPPKLQQAAKEQDKEKGGGPGE, from the coding sequence GTGGACCTTGCCACCGTAATCGGCCTAGTGGGAGCCTGGGGCGCCCTGCTGGTGTCGTCGATCATCGAAGGCACCAACCTGAGGTCGCTCCTGGCGCCTTCGGCCTTCATCCTGGTCATCGGGGGAACCCTCGGGGCCACGATCATTTCCTACTCCATGGAGGACGTGGCCGCCCTGCCGAAGGTCATGACCCTGGCCTTCAAGAAACAGGACACCGACCCCCTGAAGTTCATCGACCTCCTCGTCGAGTTCGCCGAGAAGGCCCGCCGCGAGGGTCTGCTGATCCTTCAGGAGTTCATCAAGGACACCCAGGACAAGTTCCTCGTCCGGGGGATGAACCTGGTCATCGACGGGGCCGACCCTGAGCTCGTCCGGAACATCCTCGAGACGGAGATCGTCTTCCTCGAAAAGCGCCACAATACCGCCGCCAGCATGTTCGAGACGGCCGGCGGTTTCGCCCCGACGATGGGGATCATCGGCACCGTCGTCGGGCTGATCACTGTCCTCGGCAACATCGAGGACTCAGCCGCGCTGTCCAAGGGTATCGCCGTGGCCTTCCTGGCCACCTTCTACGGCATCGGCACGGCCAACCTGCTCTGGCTGCCCCTCGGCAACAAGCTGAAGCTGAAGAGCAAGGTCGAACTGCTCATCAAGGAAATGATCCTCGAAGGCATCCTCTCCATCCAGGCCGGCGAGAACCCGCGGATCGTCCGCGAGAAGCTCGAGGTCTTCCTCCCGCCGAAGCTCCAACAGGCGGCCAAGGAGCAAGACAAAGAGAAAGGCGGCGGTCCGGGTGAGTAG
- a CDS encoding single-stranded DNA-binding protein, with product MLNRIVLIGRLVKEPELRYTPNGVPVATFTLAVDRPFTSQSGQRETDFIDIVTWRKLAENCAQHLSKGRLVAIEGRLQVRSYQTQDGQKRRAAEVVADNFHFLDRPKESAPAPAPSTGSADDIGDEVKVSEDDIPF from the coding sequence TTGTTGAACCGGATCGTCCTAATTGGACGCTTGGTGAAAGAACCCGAGCTCCGGTACACGCCGAACGGGGTGCCGGTGGCCACTTTCACACTGGCCGTCGACCGGCCCTTTACCAGCCAATCCGGCCAGCGAGAGACCGATTTCATCGACATCGTGACCTGGAGGAAGCTCGCCGAGAACTGTGCCCAGCACCTTTCCAAGGGCCGGCTGGTGGCCATCGAGGGGCGCCTCCAAGTCCGCTCCTACCAGACCCAGGACGGTCAAAAGAGGCGGGCCGCTGAGGTCGTCGCCGACAACTTCCACTTCCTCGATCGTCCGAAAGAGTCCGCGCCCGCCCCCGCACCTTCAACCGGCTCCGCCGATGACATCGGCGATGAGGTCAAGGTTTCCGAAGATGACATCCCATTTTGA
- the ychF gene encoding redox-regulated ATPase YchF, translated as MAFQCGLVGLPNSGKSTLFNALTRAGAQTAPYPFCTIEPNTGVMEIADERLAAVVRATRPKKVVPAAIQFVDIAGLVKGASHGEGLGNQFLAHIREVDAILHVVRAFDDPQVPHVDTVLDPVRDIETVDAELLLADLDTVDKRREKTERKLKTGDRRPLDELALLRRIREALARGLSARGAAADPGLRDLVRELFLLTAKPVLFAVNVSEKAHDPAADPLLQAVLDHAGRRRDPAVAVPAKLEAEVAELGPEDQQVFLNELGWAGSALPAVVKKSFDLLNLVTFFTVNDNELHAWTVPKGTPAPAAAGKVHSAMEKGFIRAEVVNWSDLAKAGSMAGARDAGYLRIEGREYKVKDGDTLCFRFNS; from the coding sequence ATGGCCTTCCAGTGCGGACTCGTCGGGTTGCCGAACTCGGGCAAATCGACTCTCTTCAACGCCCTGACCAGAGCCGGGGCCCAGACTGCCCCTTACCCGTTCTGCACCATCGAGCCGAACACGGGGGTCATGGAGATCGCCGATGAACGGCTCGCCGCCGTCGTCAGGGCCACCCGCCCGAAGAAAGTCGTCCCAGCCGCGATTCAGTTCGTCGACATCGCCGGGTTGGTCAAGGGGGCCAGCCACGGAGAAGGCTTGGGGAACCAGTTCCTGGCCCACATCCGCGAGGTGGACGCCATCCTTCACGTCGTCCGGGCTTTCGACGATCCCCAAGTGCCCCACGTCGACACCGTGCTCGATCCGGTCAGGGACATCGAGACGGTGGACGCCGAGCTGCTCCTGGCCGACCTGGACACCGTCGACAAGCGACGGGAGAAGACCGAGCGAAAGCTGAAGACGGGCGACCGGCGCCCCCTGGACGAACTCGCCCTCCTCCGGAGAATCCGCGAGGCCTTGGCGCGGGGCCTCTCCGCCCGGGGGGCAGCGGCCGACCCCGGACTCCGCGATCTCGTCCGCGAGCTCTTCCTGCTCACCGCCAAGCCCGTGCTCTTTGCCGTCAACGTTTCCGAGAAGGCCCATGACCCTGCCGCGGACCCCTTGCTCCAGGCCGTCCTGGACCATGCCGGGCGCCGTCGCGACCCGGCCGTCGCCGTGCCGGCCAAACTGGAGGCAGAAGTGGCCGAGCTCGGCCCGGAGGACCAACAGGTCTTTCTGAACGAGCTTGGCTGGGCCGGCTCCGCCCTGCCCGCCGTGGTCAAAAAGAGCTTCGATCTTCTGAACCTGGTGACGTTCTTCACCGTCAACGACAACGAACTGCATGCCTGGACCGTCCCCAAGGGCACTCCGGCCCCCGCGGCCGCGGGAAAGGTCCATTCGGCCATGGAGAAGGGCTTCATCCGCGCCGAGGTGGTGAACTGGTCGGACCTGGCCAAGGCCGGTTCCATGGCCGGCGCTCGCGACGCCGGCTACCTGAGGATCGAGGGACGGGAGTACAAGGTGAAGGACGGCGACACCCTTTGCTTCAGGTTCAACTCGTGA
- the rpsF gene encoding 30S ribosomal protein S6, giving the protein MRKYEVMFVIRPELDEEKTTAVIEKFQNLLTAQGATVTKVEKWGKRRLAYEVKGLFEGFYVVLQFDGEAEAAAELERVLKITDEVIRHLIIRQET; this is encoded by the coding sequence ATGAGGAAATACGAAGTCATGTTTGTGATCCGACCCGAGCTTGATGAAGAGAAGACCACCGCGGTCATCGAGAAGTTCCAGAACCTGTTGACTGCCCAGGGCGCCACCGTGACCAAGGTCGAGAAGTGGGGAAAGCGGCGCCTGGCATACGAAGTCAAAGGTCTCTTCGAGGGGTTCTACGTGGTCCTGCAGTTCGACGGTGAGGCCGAAGCCGCCGCGGAACTGGAGAGGGTCCTCAAGATCACCGACGAAGTCATCCGGCACTTGATCATCCGCCAGGAGACCTAG
- a CDS encoding YkuS family protein, producing MKGVVAVEGTLTPVAEVLRRQGYEVIDTEGDLTRAQAVVVSGTDDNFLGRQDIVVPGPVINAEGRTAEEIVRSVIEKIGRQS from the coding sequence ATGAAGGGCGTGGTGGCGGTGGAAGGGACCCTGACCCCCGTCGCCGAGGTCCTCAGGAGGCAAGGGTATGAGGTCATCGACACCGAGGGTGACCTGACCCGCGCCCAAGCGGTTGTCGTCAGCGGCACCGACGACAACTTCCTCGGCCGGCAGGACATCGTCGTCCCGGGCCCCGTGATTAACGCTGAGGGCAGGACCGCCGAGGAAATCGTCCGTTCTGTCATCGAGAAGATCGGTCGCCAGAGCTAG
- a CDS encoding flagellar motor protein MotB translates to MSRKGQGEGHGGGGHDGAGGMRWLLTYSDLITLLMVFFVVMYSMSMVDAQKFKTLAGSLRASFFSGGMSGTPGPGLGMGGGAIPVGETGDVLEDLGNAMAQATQAEGGEGSVSIYYGDRGLTISLGAVLFNPGDAEIIREAKVIIDKLAPFVAQVPNYVSVEGYTDNLPISTHDFPSNWELSARRATNVVHYLVDQKNFPASRFFVVGYGEYRPVVPNSTEANRAKNRRVDIVILKAAPVNDQGQLLGQGKQ, encoded by the coding sequence GTGAGTAGGAAGGGCCAGGGCGAAGGGCATGGGGGCGGCGGTCATGACGGAGCCGGCGGGATGCGCTGGCTCCTGACCTATTCTGATCTGATCACCCTGCTGATGGTGTTCTTCGTCGTCATGTACTCCATGTCGATGGTCGACGCCCAGAAATTCAAGACCCTGGCCGGATCCCTGCGGGCCTCGTTCTTTTCCGGCGGGATGTCCGGGACGCCCGGCCCGGGCCTCGGCATGGGCGGGGGGGCCATACCGGTCGGAGAGACCGGCGATGTCCTCGAAGACCTGGGCAACGCGATGGCCCAGGCGACCCAAGCCGAAGGCGGCGAGGGCTCGGTCTCCATCTACTACGGCGACCGAGGCCTGACCATCAGCCTCGGGGCCGTCCTCTTCAACCCCGGAGACGCCGAGATCATCCGTGAAGCCAAAGTCATCATCGACAAGTTGGCGCCCTTCGTCGCCCAGGTCCCGAACTACGTGAGCGTCGAAGGATACACCGACAACCTGCCCATCAGCACCCACGACTTCCCCTCGAACTGGGAGCTCTCGGCCCGCCGGGCGACCAACGTCGTCCACTACTTGGTAGATCAAAAGAACTTTCCGGCCTCGCGCTTCTTCGTCGTCGGCTATGGCGAGTACCGGCCGGTCGTCCCCAATTCCACCGAGGCCAACCGGGCCAAGAACCGGCGGGTCGACATCGTCATCCTGAAGGCCGCTCCCGTCAACGACCAGGGTCAGCTTCTCGGTCAGGGGAAGCAGTAG